A single Clostridia bacterium DNA region contains:
- the murJ gene encoding murein biosynthesis integral membrane protein MurJ produces the protein MKPGQSTRVAQAASIVMLATIASRILGYVREVVIYALFGQNRLTDAYNAAFSIPDFLYMLLVGGALSSAFIPVFSSYIATERENEAWEVASTILNVLVILLVLGIALGMTFTPQLIELLVPGFDPATLDLTVILTRIMFFQVMFMVLGGITMAILNSYRNFFYPALGSVLYNIGIITVGWFLTPYIGIAGFSIGVVTGAALQVLVQLPALLRLGVVYTPRINLRHPGVRKVAQLIFPVLIGLSVTQLNLFVNQNLASHLSGGLVAALRTAQRLMQLPIGIFAISVAVAAFPTMTAQVARGEINEFKRTLSLSLRSVLYVTLPASAGLIALRTPIIRLLFEQGKFTAEATQATAYALFFYSLGLFAYGATQVLNRAFYSLHDTRTPVTVGVVTIALNIALNILLISYLEHGGLALAYSLAGIFNLLLLLGLLRRRAGPLGGAAIIRSFSQSLLASIIMGIVVGWVASYLGAEVGVVTKAGQAIQVMGAMAAGVIVYGLVTLAMRMQEPELVIDMIKSRLVRHRGH, from the coding sequence ATGAAACCGGGCCAATCCACCCGGGTAGCCCAAGCCGCTAGCATAGTTATGCTAGCTACCATTGCCTCGCGCATTTTGGGCTATGTCCGGGAGGTAGTCATATACGCCCTGTTTGGGCAGAATCGCCTCACCGATGCTTACAATGCTGCCTTCTCCATTCCCGACTTCCTGTATATGCTTCTGGTAGGGGGAGCTCTGAGCTCCGCCTTTATCCCGGTTTTCTCCAGCTACATAGCTACGGAGCGGGAGAATGAGGCTTGGGAAGTAGCCAGCACCATCCTCAACGTGCTGGTGATCCTATTGGTTTTGGGGATTGCCTTGGGGATGACCTTTACCCCCCAGCTGATCGAACTGTTGGTGCCGGGCTTCGATCCGGCTACCCTGGACTTGACGGTTATCCTTACCCGGATCATGTTCTTTCAGGTCATGTTTATGGTCCTGGGTGGCATCACCATGGCTATCCTCAACAGTTACCGCAATTTCTTTTACCCGGCCTTGGGCTCGGTACTGTACAATATCGGCATCATAACCGTGGGCTGGTTTCTCACTCCCTATATAGGCATTGCCGGGTTTTCCATCGGCGTGGTTACCGGGGCAGCCCTGCAAGTCTTGGTGCAGCTCCCTGCCCTGCTCCGCCTGGGGGTGGTCTACACTCCTCGCATCAACCTGCGCCACCCCGGGGTGAGGAAGGTGGCCCAGCTCATCTTTCCCGTGTTGATCGGGCTTTCGGTTACCCAGCTCAACTTGTTTGTTAACCAGAACTTGGCTTCTCACCTTTCGGGCGGATTGGTGGCCGCTCTGCGCACGGCTCAGCGGCTGATGCAGCTGCCCATCGGCATTTTTGCTATCTCGGTGGCGGTAGCGGCATTTCCCACCATGACTGCCCAGGTGGCCCGAGGGGAGATAAACGAATTCAAGCGCACCTTGTCTCTTAGCTTGCGCTCGGTACTGTATGTCACCTTGCCGGCCTCTGCGGGTTTGATTGCTTTGCGCACCCCCATCATCCGCCTTCTCTTTGAACAGGGCAAGTTCACTGCCGAGGCTACCCAGGCTACGGCTTATGCTTTGTTTTTCTATTCTCTTGGCCTTTTTGCCTACGGTGCCACCCAGGTGCTCAACCGAGCCTTCTATTCTTTACATGACACCCGTACCCCGGTGACGGTGGGCGTAGTCACCATCGCCCTCAATATTGCTTTGAACATCCTCTTGATTAGTTATCTGGAGCATGGCGGTTTGGCCTTGGCTTACTCTTTGGCGGGGATTTTCAACCTGCTGCTTTTATTGGGGCTGCTGAGGCGCAGGGCTGGTCCGTTGGGCGGTGCGGCCATCATCCGATCCTTCAGCCAGAGCCTCTTAGCATCGATTATAATGGGGATAGTAGTAGGTTGGGTGGCTAGCTACCTAGGGGCGGAGGTTGGGGTAGTCACCAAAGCGGGTCAGGCCATCCAGGTGATGGGGGCTATGGCCGCCGGAGTGATAGTTTATGGCTTGGTCACCCTGGCCATGCGCATGCAGGAACCGGAGCTGGTAATCGATATGATCAAATCGCGTCTAGTCCGCCACCGCGGGCACTAA
- a CDS encoding stage II sporulation protein P → MYRRKVVTVTIRAHTLLLIMALIGGVIVFSRLPRPPLFPAPARFWDQASSWVARACHLVGFSEGTYRRLLEQTLPVAPLSEDEAETAYLGLAQTAFYALTGVHLSQPSFLKTQVPVWIEEPPGESPSSPSSPPSPLPPSPPKAEPNSPPPSAQPAGEDKPGSDAGGAQQPLVFIYNTHNAEAYQPSEGQDRLEGQAAGVTKVAKHLADTLRQKYKIPVVLSSTIHDYPHWELAYAQSAKTVKSVLAKYPSIQVVIDVHRDAALGQRRAVTIDGKRAAPVLLVVGTDKRLKHPHWKENRDFAEKLAEKMNLTYPGLLRGVRVQDGRYNQHLHPHAILIEVGSAANSLEEAYYSAELLAAVLKGLIETDSGQKVT, encoded by the coding sequence TTGTACCGGAGAAAGGTTGTAACCGTAACTATCCGGGCTCATACTTTGCTCTTAATTATGGCTCTCATAGGTGGGGTGATTGTATTCTCCAGGCTACCTCGACCGCCACTTTTTCCGGCCCCGGCCCGCTTTTGGGACCAGGCCAGCTCTTGGGTGGCCAGAGCCTGCCATTTGGTGGGTTTCTCGGAGGGCACTTATCGCCGCCTTTTGGAGCAAACCCTGCCGGTGGCACCTTTAAGCGAAGATGAGGCGGAGACGGCTTATCTAGGACTAGCCCAAACGGCGTTTTACGCCCTGACCGGGGTACATTTGAGCCAGCCCAGTTTCCTTAAAACCCAGGTCCCAGTCTGGATCGAGGAACCTCCTGGGGAATCGCCGTCGTCCCCATCGTCCCCACCCTCGCCTCTACCTCCTTCGCCACCTAAGGCGGAGCCAAATTCGCCTCCGCCCAGCGCCCAACCGGCCGGCGAAGATAAACCAGGCTCGGATGCCGGCGGTGCCCAGCAGCCGTTGGTGTTCATCTACAATACCCACAACGCCGAAGCCTACCAGCCCAGTGAGGGCCAGGATCGCCTGGAGGGACAGGCAGCGGGGGTTACCAAGGTGGCCAAGCACCTGGCGGACACCTTGAGGCAGAAATATAAGATCCCAGTTGTTCTATCCTCTACTATCCATGACTACCCGCACTGGGAGCTAGCCTATGCTCAGTCGGCCAAGACGGTGAAGTCAGTCTTGGCTAAATACCCCAGCATCCAGGTGGTTATTGACGTGCATCGGGATGCCGCTCTGGGCCAAAGGCGGGCCGTCACCATCGACGGCAAGCGGGCGGCCCCAGTGTTGCTGGTGGTGGGCACTGATAAGCGCCTCAAGCACCCGCACTGGAAGGAAAACCGCGATTTTGCTGAGAAGCTAGCGGAAAAAATGAACTTGACCTATCCAGGGCTGCTTCGGGGGGTCAGGGTCCAGGATGGCAGGTATAACCAACACCTCCACCCCCACGCCATCCTCATCGAGGTGGGATCGGCGGCTAATTCCTTGGAGGAAGCTTACTATTCGGCCGAGCTATTGGCAGCGGTGCTCAAGGGACTAATTGAGACTGACTCGGGGCAAAAAGTGACTTAG
- a CDS encoding phage holin family protein yields MQGWTGVAIRFIVSALVLMIIGWLLPGIRVAGFIGALIAAVVIAALGWAVERLFGPNISPGRRGIVGFIVSAVVIYLAQFIIPTYLSVNVLGALLAALVIGFVDAFVPTELAHT; encoded by the coding sequence ATGCAAGGTTGGACGGGTGTGGCCATTCGCTTTATTGTCTCAGCGCTGGTGCTCATGATCATTGGCTGGCTTTTACCCGGAATCCGCGTGGCCGGCTTCATCGGGGCATTGATCGCGGCGGTGGTAATTGCTGCCTTGGGATGGGCGGTGGAGCGGTTATTTGGCCCCAATATTTCCCCGGGCCGACGCGGCATCGTCGGGTTTATCGTCTCGGCCGTGGTTATCTATCTGGCTCAATTCATAATTCCTACCTACCTATCGGTTAACGTCCTAGGGGCACTGCTGGCAGCGCTGGTCATTGGCTTCGTGGATGCTTTTGTCCCCACCGAACTTGCCCATACCTAA